The region AATCGGAAACCGGTCGTGGATCGACCATTCGACTTTCACTTCCGTTGCCGTCGATGATTCAGCACGCGATGGTATTTCGTTCGGCGGGACAGCTGTTTGCGTTACCCGCTCAAGCCGTTCGCAGAACCGGAGAACACGATCGTCAAACATCACCGGTCGATTTAAACGACGTTCTTTCACTTCAAGGAAGCCCCGCGACGATCGTTGAAGAAGATGAACGGCGCTCGGTCATTGAACTTGTTACCAATGGCTCTTCACTCGACGGAAGCCTCTCGGCCGACTTGGCTTTGTTGGTCGACCGTGTCCTCGGTCCGGAAGAGGTCGTCGTTCGGCCGATGCCTCCGATGCTTAAGTCGCACCCGCTCTGTATCGGAGCGACTCTCAGCGGGATGGGGGAAACGGTTTTGCTTCTAGATCCCCGCGGTGTTGCCGAAGCGGCGATCGGGTCGAAACGATTGGTACATCAAATTTCACAGTCATCGATCTCGCCCGCGACGAAGCAACCGAAAGTTTTGGTGGTCGACGACTCAAAGAGTGCTCGCTTGAAAACCACGCGTGCGTTGCAGAAGTATTCGGTCGAAATCATCCAGGCGGCCGACGGTCAAGCTGCGATGGAGCTCCTAGCTAAGGACGATTTTGTCACCGTCTTCAGCGACATCGATATGCCTCGAATGAGTGGACTGGAGTTATTGCAAACGATCAAAGCAGAACCGCGTCTTGAGGCCATACCGGTCATCGTGATCAGTAGCCGAAGTATCGATACAGCGGGAAAACAAGCACGTGAATACGGAGCTTTGGAGTACCTGCAAAAACCGTTAGTCCCCGAACGACTCGACGCGATCGTCGCATCGCTCCCATGGGCGAAACCTTGAACCAACGAGTGCCCCGCCGATTCGTCGATCGACGAATCGGCAAGGCAATGACCGACGGACTTCGTGTCCTTTGTTACCAAATCACCGTCTTTTCACAGTCTTTGAGGAATCAGTTTCATGGCCGAAAAAAAAGTCTTGGTCATCGACGATAGTGCGACCATTCGAAAGCTGGTCGATTCGCACCTCAGCCCTGCCGGTTACGCTGTCACGCTCGCACCAACGGCCGAAGAAGGATTGCAGCTGGCAGAGGAGATACGCCCAGACCTGATTCTCCTCGATCACCAGCTTCCGGGCACGACAGGATTCGAAGTCTGCCAACAGTTAGCCGCGTCATCGACACTGCAGATGATCCCCGTGGTCGTCAGCTCGACCCTGCGAAAGAAAGCGTATGTGGAATACGCTGACCTGGACAACGTCGTCGATATGTTGCCCAAACCCTATACAGAGAATTTGCTTAAGACGACAGTCGAGAACGCGATCGAAACCGCGGCGATGATTGTCGAATCACAAAGCAAGGGATCTGCGGTACCTGAAATCATCGGCGAAACGGCTGAACCTGATTTTGCCGGGCGATTTAACATCTTTGGTGTCCGCGAAGTCATCGACTTTCTAAACAACGGCAACAAGAAAGGTGTTTTGGAAATCGAAGCGGAACGTTTGCGTTTGTGGGTGTACCTCGACCGCGGACGTGTTCAAGGAATCAACGCGACGGGACTTCAGCCTGAAGAAACGCAGATGATCGTCGATCGCCTGCCCGAATCACTGCAGAATCTCTCGGAAGTCTTACGCCTAACGATCGCCGGGCGTGGCTCGGCAGAATTCGACGGATTCGTTCAGTTGATGGATAAGCGAGTACTCGATCCGAGACTGACCGCAAAACTATTGCGATTCCAAGCCGCGATGCTAATCGGAATGGTCAAAGATCGCCCGTTGAAAGGGTTTCAATTCCGCGCCCTCAGCGAATTCCCGTCATTGCAGCGAGACCTTCCACTCGAAATCGGACTGATGGGCATTCTAGTCGAATACGCGTTGAACTGCGACGCCGACAAGTTGCCTCAGGACGAATCCTCCCTGCGTTATGTACGTCGAGCGATTCGTGGACAAAACCTGGATCGAGCGGGTTTGTCGGCCAAGCATATGAAAGTCCTCAATCTATTGAGTGAAGCGAGATCGATCGATGACCTGCAGCAACGTCTGAACTGGGATCGTGAGGAATTACGTCGCGTGCTTTGTGGCTTCGTTGCCGCGGACGTTCTGGAATGCAAACGGGATGAGAGTGAAGGTAAGTTTGTCGCGTACGAAACGAATTCGATTGTCGCCGCCCAATTGCGTGGTGCTCTCAAGCAAACGGACGGACCGTTTGTCGGCAAGGTTGTCCGCGACACACTGACGTTGCAACTGCTTGTCAAACGGACCCAGCCTGACGCGGTGTTTTTCGCAGTCGACACGCCACAAAGTTGTGACGCGATCCGCGACGGTTACACATCGGCTGCCGAAACCTTCACGAACGCCCGAAAAATCGTACTCGCGCCGGCACAAGTCATTGATGACCCCAACGTACCTTGGGAACGATTGTTGGGCTTTGTACCAGATCGTTTGATTAAAACACCTTATAAGTACGAAACACTGATCGAGACGATGCGTCAATTGGATGCGATTCCGATCGCTCGCTCGGAAAACGCCTCCGACAGTCCTGCCCCCGGGATCGCGGCTGCCACTGCCGTCGGACCCAACCACGCTAATCCAGAAATCGAGGCCCTTTCATGAGCCGATCTACTTCTCCTACCGTCTCGTCATTTTTCCTGACCATTCATCGCCCAGGAAAATCCTCGCTCCAACACCAGCTCGAAGAAGGACGCAGCGTCTTCCTGGGGCGGGGGCCGTCGTGTGGCATTCACGTCGATGGTGACGGAGTCGCTGAAATCCATTGTTTGATCGATGTCGAAGACGATGTTGTTTCTGTCCAAGACTGGGCGTCCGACGCGGGGACAGTCATCGACGGTAACAAAATCGAAGACAAGACCGAAATGAAGGTAGGTGATTCGATCGTTCTCGGAAGCGTCCGCGTTGAATTGGGTGGTGGAAAAGCAAAACCGGCGCCGCGTGAACCGGATTTGATCGAAGAAACGACACCTGTAGAAGCTCCGGCCAAAAACGCGGTGGCGACCGATTCTATCGACGCGAGCTTCGGCACAGACGTTACCTTGGGATCGATCGAACCAGCCTTCGATCAAGAACACGATGCATCCGATTTGGATGAGTCGATTGGCCAAGAAGACGACGTGATTGCCGCGATGCCAATTCTAGAGGATCTTTCGGCACCGGAACCTTCCGAGCCAGCGTCTTCGACATCGTTTGGTTCTGCATTTAGCGATCCAACACAGGCCTTGGACCAGGACCTGGACTGGGATCCGTCGGAGCTCGATGATGAAGAAGTGGATCCTGAAGTTGTTGCACTCCTACGATCCGAGATCGAAGACCTGCGAATCCAACTCGCCGAACGAGACGAGCAACTGGCCGCGTATTCTGGAACCGAGGGTTTCGCCGACCAACCGCCACGGATTGATTCCGACGACGTTGATTTCGGATCCCCCAACCTTGCCGATCGAGTGGACGAGCTTTTGGCCGAACTCGAAGAACACGACGACCGTGTTGCCACCTTGCAAGAATTGCTCCAAACGGCAGAGGTTCAAAACCAAGCTGAGCACGAAGAACGCGCTTGTCTTGAAACTTGGGTCAGCGAAATCGAGCAACGGATCGGTCAACGTGAGTCGGAATTCCAAGCCGAACAGGATGCTTTGCGGCAACGCTTGGACGACACCTGCGAAGAACGCAACAAATTACAGCAGATGCTCCATGCGGCCAAGCAACGAATCGGCGGCAAAAGTGTCGAAGAAACACTGGATGATGAAACGCTCAAAGAATTACAGCGTCGCAACGCGGATCTCCACTCACAGCTAGACGAAGCGAACAAGCAGGTCGCGGGTTTAAAGCGACAAGTCGAGCGTCTAAAGAGCGAAGATCCCGAGTCCGTGCAGTCGCTTCGAGCGGAACTGGCCAAAGAGAAAGCCGACGTTTCGCGGATGCGTTTTCAGTTGTCCAAACAACTCGAAGAAATTGGCAACGTTCCCGTTGCCAAAGACCAGCCTGATCGCGAGTTCGCCTTCAAATTGAAGACTCTGCGGGAGCACCTCCGGGAGATTCATGAAGAGGAGAAGGCCGATCGTGATCAGAAAGGGGATTCGCTATTCGGACGAATTTCGAATCTTTGGAAACGTGTTGACGACCAATATTGATCTCTGAATTCGGAACTGTCATGTCGACGTCCAATGATCCCTTTGCGTCTGTATTTGCGGGATCTCCTTCCTACGAAGTTGATCCCGTCCAGACGGCTTTTCCATCGACCGGTCCGTCACACGATGAACCTGCCGTACCCCCGCAGCAGACGGCGCCACAAAACCAGCCGGTGGCACATGATGTCGAGTCATTGCGTTCGATTTCCTATGAGGTCGAACAATTTACTCGGCAATGGTTCACTCGTATCCGTCGTGTCATCAACCGGTCGGCTCAATTGCTTGAGCGAGAGTCGCTGCTTGCCGGTGCGATCGCCAAATTAGATCAACAGAAATCCGAATGGAGTCGCCGAACGGCAGAGCGCGAACTCGCGTTACGCGATCAAGCTAAACAATTGACCGCTGCTTGGATGGAAGTCGAAGCAGAACGAAGGAAATCACTACAGGGAGGTCGCATGGCGGCTCCCATGGGCGCGATGCCGATGGGCACAGCCGGCCCGGTGGTACGCACGGCAAGCCCACCGGTTTCGGTGTCTCCCCCGAGCCCTACCACAATCACGGGCCCCACCACAATCACGAACGCCACCTCACCGGGGACGACCGCCGAGGCGACGCCTTCGGTTCATTTGGCCGATCGGGATGCCGAACAAACAATCGCCCCTTCTGATCGTTCGCCGACGACGGTCGGTCACACTGCGCATCAGTCGCATCAGCCACCTCCGATTTCGTCTCCAACTGGGGCCGGGAACGCGGCCAGCAGAAGTGGCGTCCCACCGGTTGCCAATCGTCCGATTCTTCCGACATCAAACTCGTCGATTGACGATGAAGGATTGAGCGAGCAAGAACGTTGCGAGGCCGATGCCCAGTCCCGTCAGAGAATTGAAGAGTTCAAGCGTATGCAACGCGCCCTCCGTTTCAACCGTCAACGATAAGCGTCCGTCGGAGAACCCCCGTGTCGATCACCACGATATTTACTCGTCCGCTGAGCTTTTTTCGCTCCTCAAGTCGGTCGCGTGCGAAGGCGGAATCGGTAGCCGCGCCCGTCCTTGATTTTCCGAACGCACCGCCCGACATTCGAATCCTTGTGCGGCAGCGACAGTACGCACACATTGTGCGGCCCCAAGACGGCTTGCAGTTTGACGACGAATCACTGAAATATGCCTGGAAAGCAATCGACCATGACATGGCCTACGTCCCCGGCGGCGCCGTAATCCTGCAAGGTGAGTACGCGACGACAACAGCCGACGGCTTGTCACTGATTCCACAAACGCTTGGCACGAGCGATGTCGAGTCGCTGTTTATCGATCGATGGTGCGTGACCAACGCAGACTACAAACGATTCGTCGACGAGGGCGGCTATGACGATGTCAATTTGTGGCCAGAGCAGATATTGACGACTGTCTTGCAGTTCGTCGATCAGACCCAGCAGCCGGGACCAGCCGGATGGGCCAAGGGCAGCCCGATCGTCGGTACCGAAGCCCAGCCGGTCACCGGAGTTTCCTGGTACGAAGCGAATGCTTACGCCCAATGGACGGGAAAACGATTGCCGACAAGTGCGGAATGGCAACGCGCTGCGACTTGGAGCTTGAGCAGCAGTGACAGCTTACAGGAATGCCGCTATCCCTGGGGCAATTCCTTTGATCCCGGTTTCGCCAACACCTGGGCGAGCGGTCGACATCAAGTTGCCTCGATTCATGACTTTCCGAAAGGCAACACGCCTGACGGGGTCCGCCAACTCGTTGGCAATGTCTGGGAATGGATCAACACCCAGTACATGCTCGCGGCAACAGAAGAAGTCTCGATGCACGCGACCGATCCCATGGCAGAGATTCGCGGTGGTGCCTACGACAGCTACTTTCACTCGCACACCACCTGTCAAAGTCGCAGCGCCGACACGTTGACGGCACGCAAGCCCAATATCGGGTTTCGTTGTTGCTTCTCCGCCACCGGACTTGAGCCTCCGGATACGTCGAACTAGTAATCAATCCAATTTAGACTCAAAACTACTTTTCTATCAGTCTCGTTCGGTACATCGCCGGACGGTGGCATCCTTCTCTGTGAACTTCAAAGGGGTCGAACTATGACGACCGAAACCTACGATCCGCAATCCACCGATGAAATCATCTTGTGTGTTTGTTGCAACGCTCAGATGGATGCGAGCGATGACTTTTGTGAAGTCTGTCATACCCCGGCCGAGATCACGCGATCGATTGCTAAGCGGAATGTCTGCCCGCACTTCATTTCGGTTGTCGGCCCCAGTAATGCCGGCAAAACCGTGTATCTTGGGCTACTGCTCGATGTACTTTGCGGCGGCGCACGTTTTCTAAAAGGTGTCCCCAACGGCGCGTTTTCGTTGCGATTGCAAGAACAAGTGGTCGCGGCTCTGGAAGATCGACGCTTCCCCGAGAAAACCCCCAACGAGTCTGACTTGTGGAAGTGGCTTCACTGTGTCGTGACGGACTCTTCTAAACGCAAAGTCAAACAAGTGGACTTTGTCGCCCCTGACTTCGCCGGCGAAGCGATCGCGATGGAACTCGAACATCCGGGGACTTACCCAGCGGTGTCTCATATCGTCGAACGAACGGCGGCTTTTTTGCTACTTTGTGATTCAATTGAAGTTCGTGACAATGGAGCCCGTGAAGATTTGTTTGCGATGAAACTCGGGTCCTATATTTCGCAACAGCAAGGGCTATCGCACCTCGACAAGTCACAAGATCTGACCCCTGCCGTTGCGGTTGTTTTTACAAAAAGTGACACCTGTCCGGAAGCAGAAGCGAATCCAAAGCGGTTCATGGAAAACAACATGCCCCGTTTTACGGACTACTGCGAACAGAATTTTCCCAGGCACGAGGTCTTTAGCGCCAGTGTGGTCGGATCTTCGGTTTTGATGAGCAATAGTTCGGGTGCGATGTCACGATTGCCGCTTCACATCCAACCGCGTGGTGTGATCGAACCCTTGCACTGGGCCATTCAAAACAGTTGAACCATGCTTGTCGAACAGATCACATACGGGTCGGCAAATCGTAGCCGAATGAAAGGCTACCAGGTGATTGGGCAATCGCCTGGAATCGATGCGTCGATGTCGGCGGCGTTTTGCAAGCTAGCACCGTCGCATAACTCGATCGAGACATTGCCCCGGTGTGACCTTCAAGACGCCTGGGGACTGAGTTTTTTTACGCTATCGGAAACACATTATGTGGTCGCACGGAGCGTTCATGGGGCGCCCGAGTACAGCGGTCGTGGAGGGTTTTCGGTTGTCACCAGCGCACTCGTCGCGACTGGCCGTCAGTTGGTTCAGTACGGGTATCACGCGATCGATTTCGCGCGCACCGCACTTGCGCTCGGACACTTGATTCTTCCGGCGGATGATCAGCACCAACTACCGCAGTCCGAGATGACCGACAAGCCAATTTCGTTGCCACTACCGGAAAGCGACTTCTGCGACAGCACTCCGGCCGTTTTACCCAATCACGCCGTCAACTGGATTGCCCGCGAAACGGTCAGCCTCCTTCGCGACCGTCACAAGGTCATGATCGTTGGTGACTGTGATGCGCTTCCAATTTTGACGCTCGTTTTCGATCAGCTTAATCCTAGCGAACGCAGTACGACCAGCTTTGCGTGCGGTTTAAAACAATCCGGTCAGCGCGACTTCCGTGTGCAATTCACTCACGAAACAATGACACCGAAACTCAAAGCAGAGTTAGATCGAGCCGGTTTCGTCTCCATCGACATCGCTTCGGTTTTGGTCGAGACGCGATAGGCATTGTTTCTTTCAATTTCAGCATTGACCGAAGGAAGTTAGGCTAAGGTTTTCGATCGATAACCAATGCAAACATCCGGCGACTGAAGACTCGCACGCGAATTTTCAAGTCGAACAATTCGCTAGTCGCCCGGAGTTGCTGGAGTCTTTCGCGATGGTACTAGCGCAAGCGATGCGATCATGATCACCGCCGGCATGATCGGAGAACGCATTCGCATGTTACTCCAATACACCGCATGAACTGCGGTCAGTGTCAGCGCCAAAAGCCAGATCGCCGCGAACGGTGCTGCGAATAAGTTTCTGCGGTGCCTGTAAAACGCGATTAAGATCGCGCCCCAGATCCCAAGGTAAAATAACATCACCAACACGACCGCCGCGGCGGATCGATCATCAATCTGGTGAGGCATCGGGCTCCACAATCGCCCCACGCGAACGAACGCGGACCAGACAAATGTTGTGGGGCGACGTTTGATCGTTGCGACCGCCGATAGATAGGCGAGGCGGTCATCTTCGTACTCGGTCACAGACGCCGTTTGCGCCGTCTTGTCGTTCCAATCGCGATTCCAAAACGATGCGTTCGTAGGGTCCCCTTCGAAGCGGTGTGCATAAGAGGCAAAGAATTCGCTCGCATCCCACGCGTCCCCGATCGCGCCTTGTTCTAAGTAGTCATAAAAAGACTCGTTATTGCCTAGCAGCAACGTGTATCCGCCATGTGTGGTTGCCCAAACCGGATGCCCGATGACCGCTTGATTTCGGATCGTCCAGCAGACTACCGCAACCAAAACAGGGAACCCAATGGCAAGAGAAATCAGAAACGGGGAACGGCTACGATGAAGCCACAGCGTTGTCAAAGCGAGCAGGGCTGCCCATACCAAAAACGTTGGCCGACAAAGATAAGCAACTGCGAGGCAGAGTCCCACTCCGAAACCAATGCGAGTCGACTGCGAAACCGACCGAACGGAGTCATACCACCGGTACCAACAATAAATGACCACCGTTGAGATCGCTGTCGCGAGCGTCTCGGTCATCACTTCACTGGATTGGTTCAACAACAACGGGTCGATGGTGACCAATCCCGCGACAAACGCGGCGATCCAGCGGCACCGACGGGATCGATCGCCGGTGAGACGCGAGATCACTCGTCGAGTCAAATCGAACACGCAAACCACGGTGACAAGGGCGAGGCAGACATGGATGCTCCCGATCCCAAGAAACGAGAGTTGCCCGTCGGTGATCGTCCAAGACAGTAGCCAGGGGTAGAGCGGAGGGCGGAATGCGATCGCCCGAGGAACCCCTTCGGCCGAGGTCAAACCAAAAACACCATGTTGAGCGATCGTCGATGCGATCGCCGAATAGGCATCCAAATCGGCGGCGAACGCATTTTCACGGGTAACCAAGACTCCCGTTCGAACCACAACGCAGACGAGCAAAACCAGCAGGATCGGTCGTATCAACGATTGGGGGGACAAAGTGAGACCGCGGTTAAAAAACTGAGGAAGGCGTGTTTTGCGGGCGATTTTTCGCGTTGCTAAAGTGAAACAATGGGCAGGTTGACGGCTGTTGCCGTTCCCACGTAGCATCGACACGATGCAGACCTTGATCCGATACGCAATTCGGGGCCGATTCGTTCTATCCGTCATTGGCCTTCTTCTCCTGGTCGTCGCTTATCCTGCCTCGGCACGATTGCAGACGGACCAGAGCGTTCAGGCGTTGTTCGGCGATGAAGACCCGACGATCCGCCAATATCATCAACTAAAACGGTGGTTTGGCAACGATGAAATTCTGGTGTTGGTGTACCGCGACGGCAAGCTTGATAGCACCGAAGGCATCGAGCGTAGCCGTCGCTTGACCGAACGAATCCAAACTCTATCGGGAGTCTCGGCCGTTCTATCACCTTGGGTACTGAACCAAGCGATCGAAGGAATCAGCAACATCCAACTTCCGTTCGGTCTCGGATCCACCGACTCCGGTTCACTTCCGCGATTGATGCAAGCCGGCGACCCAATCGGAAGTGGCTTGAACGACATCTTCACAGGCTACACCCATTCGGCCAACTACTCACACGCCGCGGTCGTGGTGATGATTGACGAAAGCGAAGTTTCTGAAGCGGTCGCGGAGATCCGGAAAGTTAGCCGGCAGTGGGAGCAAGAACCCGATGTTTCTCAAGTCGCCTTGATCGGTGAGCCAGTCTTGGTAAACCAAGCCTTTTCGCTCGTGGAGCGTGATGGCAATCGGCTCGCCATGACTACCATCGTCTTGTTGTCGATGGTGCTGATCGTCTCGCTACTCGATCTGCGTCTGGTCGTCTTACTATCTCTGATCATCGGTTGGACGATCGTAATGACGAAAGCAACGATGTATTGGATCGGGATTGAATTGTCCTTGATTGCGTCAATCTTGACCGCCATTGTCACCGTGATTGCGGTAACCGCAGTCTTGCACCTT is a window of Roseiconus lacunae DNA encoding:
- a CDS encoding GAP1-N2 domain-containing protein, with amino-acid sequence MLVEQITYGSANRSRMKGYQVIGQSPGIDASMSAAFCKLAPSHNSIETLPRCDLQDAWGLSFFTLSETHYVVARSVHGAPEYSGRGGFSVVTSALVATGRQLVQYGYHAIDFARTALALGHLILPADDQHQLPQSEMTDKPISLPLPESDFCDSTPAVLPNHAVNWIARETVSLLRDRHKVMIVGDCDALPILTLVFDQLNPSERSTTSFACGLKQSGQRDFRVQFTHETMTPKLKAELDRAGFVSIDIASVLVETR
- a CDS encoding formylglycine-generating enzyme family protein is translated as MSITTIFTRPLSFFRSSSRSRAKAESVAAPVLDFPNAPPDIRILVRQRQYAHIVRPQDGLQFDDESLKYAWKAIDHDMAYVPGGAVILQGEYATTTADGLSLIPQTLGTSDVESLFIDRWCVTNADYKRFVDEGGYDDVNLWPEQILTTVLQFVDQTQQPGPAGWAKGSPIVGTEAQPVTGVSWYEANAYAQWTGKRLPTSAEWQRAATWSLSSSDSLQECRYPWGNSFDPGFANTWASGRHQVASIHDFPKGNTPDGVRQLVGNVWEWINTQYMLAATEEVSMHATDPMAEIRGGAYDSYFHSHTTCQSRSADTLTARKPNIGFRCCFSATGLEPPDTSN
- a CDS encoding TRAFAC clade GTPase domain-containing protein; protein product: MTTETYDPQSTDEIILCVCCNAQMDASDDFCEVCHTPAEITRSIAKRNVCPHFISVVGPSNAGKTVYLGLLLDVLCGGARFLKGVPNGAFSLRLQEQVVAALEDRRFPEKTPNESDLWKWLHCVVTDSSKRKVKQVDFVAPDFAGEAIAMELEHPGTYPAVSHIVERTAAFLLLCDSIEVRDNGAREDLFAMKLGSYISQQQGLSHLDKSQDLTPAVAVVFTKSDTCPEAEANPKRFMENNMPRFTDYCEQNFPRHEVFSASVVGSSVLMSNSSGAMSRLPLHIQPRGVIEPLHWAIQNS
- a CDS encoding response regulator, with the protein product MAEKKVLVIDDSATIRKLVDSHLSPAGYAVTLAPTAEEGLQLAEEIRPDLILLDHQLPGTTGFEVCQQLAASSTLQMIPVVVSSTLRKKAYVEYADLDNVVDMLPKPYTENLLKTTVENAIETAAMIVESQSKGSAVPEIIGETAEPDFAGRFNIFGVREVIDFLNNGNKKGVLEIEAERLRLWVYLDRGRVQGINATGLQPEETQMIVDRLPESLQNLSEVLRLTIAGRGSAEFDGFVQLMDKRVLDPRLTAKLLRFQAAMLIGMVKDRPLKGFQFRALSEFPSLQRDLPLEIGLMGILVEYALNCDADKLPQDESSLRYVRRAIRGQNLDRAGLSAKHMKVLNLLSEARSIDDLQQRLNWDREELRRVLCGFVAADVLECKRDESEGKFVAYETNSIVAAQLRGALKQTDGPFVGKVVRDTLTLQLLVKRTQPDAVFFAVDTPQSCDAIRDGYTSAAETFTNARKIVLAPAQVIDDPNVPWERLLGFVPDRLIKTPYKYETLIETMRQLDAIPIARSENASDSPAPGIAAATAVGPNHANPEIEALS
- a CDS encoding FHA domain-containing protein translates to MSRSTSPTVSSFFLTIHRPGKSSLQHQLEEGRSVFLGRGPSCGIHVDGDGVAEIHCLIDVEDDVVSVQDWASDAGTVIDGNKIEDKTEMKVGDSIVLGSVRVELGGGKAKPAPREPDLIEETTPVEAPAKNAVATDSIDASFGTDVTLGSIEPAFDQEHDASDLDESIGQEDDVIAAMPILEDLSAPEPSEPASSTSFGSAFSDPTQALDQDLDWDPSELDDEEVDPEVVALLRSEIEDLRIQLAERDEQLAAYSGTEGFADQPPRIDSDDVDFGSPNLADRVDELLAELEEHDDRVATLQELLQTAEVQNQAEHEERACLETWVSEIEQRIGQRESEFQAEQDALRQRLDDTCEERNKLQQMLHAAKQRIGGKSVEETLDDETLKELQRRNADLHSQLDEANKQVAGLKRQVERLKSEDPESVQSLRAELAKEKADVSRMRFQLSKQLEEIGNVPVAKDQPDREFAFKLKTLREHLREIHEEEKADRDQKGDSLFGRISNLWKRVDDQY